The Kribbella shirazensis genomic interval CTCAGCTCCTGGCCGTTGTCGGCGCGGTCGCCGCTTCCCTGACCGCTGTTCCGGCGGAAGCCAAGGCACCGTCACCGCAGGCCCTGCTGTCCGCGGCACAGTCTGCTGTTGAGCAGTCCGCAGTACGCGGGGTCGCCTGGTACACCGACGCAGCCGCCGGCAAGGTCGTGGTGACGGCCGACAGCACCGTCTCGGCCAAGGAGCTCGCGTCGCTGCAGCGCGACGGCGTGGAGGTCAAGCGCACCAACGGTGTGTTCCGGCCGCTGCTCTCTGCGGGTGACGCGATCTACGGCGGGCGCTACCGCTGTTCGCTCGGCTTCAACGTGCAGAAGGGCGGCAACTACTACTTCCTGACCGCGGGCCACTGCGGCAAGGTCGCCAAGACCTGGTACGCCAACTCCAACCACAGCACGCTGATCGGCCCGACGGCCGGCTACAGCTTCCCCGGTAACGACTACGCGCTGGTGCAGTACTCCAACACGTCACTGAGCCACCCAGGCGGGTTCACCGCGGCCAACGCTTTCGTCGGTGAGTCGGTCACCCGCAAGGGTTCGACGACCGGCACACACACCGGGAAGGTCACGGCTCTCAACGTCACCGTGCGGTACTCCGGCGGCGGCAAGGTCGGCGGCCTGATCCAGACCACCGTGTGCGCCGAGCCGGGCGACTCCGGCGGCCCGCTGTACGACGGCACCAAGGCGCTCGGCCTGACGTCCGGCGGCAGCGGCGACTGCAGGACCGGCGGTACGACGTTCTTCCAGCCGGTCACCGAAGCCGCGTCGGCGTACGGCGTGACTGTCTACTGACCTACTACTGACCCTGTCCGCAGCTGACGGACGAGGGCCGGCCGCGACATCCGTGCGGCCGGCCCTCGGTCGTTTCAGCGGCTGGCGTCCGCGGACAGCGGGCAGCTGTCCTCGACACGCTCACCGGTGAAGTTGACGTCCGGGTGCTCCGCACTGAGCAGGTCTCCGACGTCGTTGAACGCCTCACCGCCGTAGATCTGCGGGTTGTCCAGCACCTGCCGCAGTGTCGGGTTCGCGACGCCGCCCTTCTTCGTGCCGTCGACATCCGGGTCGAACAGCGCGTTGTAGGACTGCGCCATGTTCACGCCCGTCTCGGCGACCGCGAGCGGGTTGTTCTTCCAGAAGCCCGGGGAACACCAGTTCCCGTCGCCCGGAGTGGTGGTTGTCGTCGTCGGCGGCGTCGACGTTGTAGTCGTTGTCGTCGTCGTGGTCGTCGGCGGCGTGTAGGTGGAAGTAGTGGTCGTCGTACTGGTCGTGTTCGAGGTCGCGCCGGCTTGCACCACCATGCCCAGACCGAGCGCTCCACCCAGCGCAACGGCAGACACAGTGGCGACAACGGCGAACACCCCACGATTGCGGCCCATCGCAGGCCCCCCTTTAAGGATTGTGTCGCCGGGCGAACCGCGGCGACGGTCCCCGTCCCCCTCTGAACGGTGTTCTGGCACGGTACGACGCTTGTGCGGTCGTGAGAAGACGTCGCGCTCATTGCACTCGGCAACGCTGTCCGCCGGCGCCACCGCGTGATCACCGGCTGCCGGAGCGTAGCGATCGCGGAACGTGACCAGCCGAACGATTGACGACGGACCCGAATCTGCGGACGCTGACTCCAGCGATCGTCCGCCATCGATCGCCTGCAGCAGGGGGGAACCTGTCATGCGCTCACTGTTTTCGCGCGCCCGGGCGGCCGTGTCCGTCACCGTTCCGCTGGTCGTCGTGCTGGCGGTCTCCGTCCCGGTGAGCGCGCACGGCGAACCACCGCCACCGGCCACCGGTACGTCGGAACCGCACGCCCATCCGACGCCGCACGGTCACGACGACGGCGCCGAGCACGCTGCGGAGGACCTGATCGGCGTGCCGATGAACGAGATCGAACGGGCCGCGAAGTCTCGTGCCGACGAGGTGCAACGGCAGACCGGTAAGCGCCCGGGCCGTCGCTCACCGCAGGAACAGGCGGTGGCCGACGCGGTGGCGGCCGCGGCTGACCCAGCCGTGGCCGGCAGTTGGAGCAGCGTGATCGAGGCGCCGCTGGTCCCGGTCTTCACGGCCATGCTGCCGAACGGCAAGGTGCTGATGTGGGACTCCGTCGGTGACGGACCGGCCGAGTCGTACAGCGACCAGTCGTTCACCCGGGCCGCGGTCTGGGACCCGGCCACGAACACGAGCAAGCGGGTCGACGTCCAGGGATACAACATCTTCTGCGCCGGCTACGCACAGCTCGCCGACGGCACCGTGCTCGTTGCCGGGGGCAACCGCGATTCGTCGCTGGCCGGGCTGCGCAAGACGCACTTGTTCGACTGGCGGACCGAGACCTGGCGGCGCGGACCGGACATGGCCGCCGAGCGCTGGTACCCGTCGGTGACGGCCCTGCCGAACCAGGAGGCCCTGATCCTGGGCGGCGGTCCCGAGAACGCGGAGGTACACCAGACGAACCAGTGGATCCGCCTGCTGACCGGATTCACCACACCGTCGAGCCGGCTGTACCCACTCATCACGTCCCGCCCTGACGGCAACGTCGACCTGCTCGGCCCCGACCCCGCCATGCGTACGCTGCAGACCAGCAGCGCCGGCGCACAGGTCGGCACCTCCCTCCGGGACCTCATCTACCGCGACTACGCGAGCTTCGCGACGATCCGGGTCGGCCGGACGCTGGTGGCCGGCGGCGGCACAGTGGCCGAGGACGGCAAGGTCTCCGTGCCCACACGCACCGCGGTGATCGTGGATTCACGCGGGGCGACGCTGACGGTGCCGACCGGCTCGATGGCGGTCGGAAGGCGGCAGCACAACCTGACCGTGCTCGCGGACGGCGACGCGCTGGCGACCGGCGGCCTCAGTGACGTGATCGGCGACGGCGGCGTGAACCTGACCAACCCGGTGTACGACGCGGAGCTGTACGACACCGAGACGGGGACCTGGCGCACCTTGGCCGCCGCGAACCGGATCCGCCAGTACCACTCGACCGCGCTCCTGCTGCCGGACGGCCGCGTGATGACCGGCGGCGGCGGTATCTGCGGCGAATGCCAGCGCGTCGGCTACCTGGAGAAGAACATCGAGTACTTCACCCCGCCGTACCTCTACGGCCCGGACGGGCAGCCGGCGGCCCGGCCCGCGATCACGACCGCGCCGTCCGCCGCGCCGTACGCGAGCTCGTTCCCGGTGACGTCGCCGCAGGCCGCGTCGATCGCGAAGGTCGGTCTGGTCGGACTGGGCGCGCCGACGCACGGCGACGACCAGGGCCAGCGGTACGTGCCGCTGAACTTCAGCGCGAGCGGTACGACGCTCACGGTGAGCTCACCGGCCGACGTCAACCAGGCGCCGCCCGGGTACTACATGCTGTTCGTTGTCGACAGCAACGGTGTGCCGTCCGTGGCGCGCATCGTGCAGCTGACCGCCACGGCGCCGCCGGCACCGGCCCCGATCCGTCTGACCGTCACGGGTCCTGGCGACCGCTGCCTGGACATCGACCACAGCTCGACCGTTCCCGGCACCAAGATCCAGCTGTGGGACTGCAACGGCACCCAGGCGCAACGCTGGACGCATCCGGCCGACGGAACGCTGCGGGCGCTCGGGGTCTGCGCCGACGTACCAGGAGGAAACCTCAAGGTCGGCGCGCAGGTCCGCACCGACATCTGCAGCAGCACGGATCCGGCACAGAAGTGGACGGTCACCGCCGACGGCCGAATCAGGTCCGCGACGAGGACGAAGCTCTGCTTCACGGCTCCCGGCCGCGCGAACGCCGAGCAGGTGACACTCGCGAACTGCAACGGCTCCGTCACACAGGTGTTCCGTTACTGAATTGTCGGTGGCGGGTGATTGGGTCGTACTTCGAGACGGTGAGGAGTGCGGCGTGAAGGTTCGGGTTGGGCGTGAGGTGCTGGCCGAGGCGGTGGGATGGGTGGCGCGCGGGTTGCCCAGCCGGCCGAGTGTGCCGATTCTGGCCGGGATGGTGGTCGACGCGGCGGACGGGCAGGTGACGCTGTCCGGGTTCGACTACGAGAGTTCGGCGCAGGTCAGCGTGCCGGCGGAGGTGGCCGACGGAGGGCGGGTGCTGGTGTCCGGCCGGCTGCTGTCGGACATCTGTCGCAGCATGCCGCGGGATTGTGTCGATCTGAGCGGTGACGCGACTCGGGTGCAGGTGAGCAGTGGGGCCTCTCGTTTCGTCCTGCACAGCTTGCCGCTCGACGAGTATCCGCCGCTGCCGGAGATCCCCGCGGTAAGTGGTGTGGTCGACGGCGCCGTCTTCGCGCGGGCCGTTGCGCAGGTGGTGAGCGCCGCCGGTCGCGACGACACGCTGCCGGTCTTCACCGGGATCCGCATGGAGATCCGCGGATCGACCATCTCCCTGCTGGCCACCGACCGGTACCGGCTGGCCGTCCGGTCGTTCCCGTGGCAGCCGGTCGACGCGGGCATCGAGACGAACGTCCTGGTCCCCGCCAAGCTGCTCGCGGATGTCGCCAAGGTGATGTCCGGTGACGAGTTGTCGCTGGCGCTCGGTTCGACCCGCACAGGGGACGGGTTGATCGGGTTCGAGGGCGGCGGGCGGCATGCGACGAGCCGGCTGATCGACGGGGAGTTCCCGAAGGTCCGCGGTCTGATCCCCGCGGGGAGCGCGATCACGTCCACGGTCACCGTGGACACGGCGGCGCTCGTCGAGGCGGCCAAGCGGGTCGCGCTCGTGGCCGAGCGGTCGGCGCCGGTGCGGCTCACGTTCGCGGGCGGGGCGGCGACGCTCGACGCGGGCAACGGTGAGGAGGCCCAGGCGTCCGAGTCCGTCGAGGTCACGCTCACCGGTGACCCGGTGACGACGGGCTTCAACGCCGGGTACCTCCTCGACGGCCTGGCATCACTTGGTACGCCGATCGCGCACTTCGCCTTCACCCAACCGACCAAGCCTGCGAACTTGACCGGCCTCCGCTCCCCCGACGAGACACCGACAACCGACTCCGCCTACATCCTGATGCCGATGCGCCTACCGACCTGATGCCAAACTGCCGCCACGACGACCACCGGGAGGACGGCAGCTTTGGATGAGGCGACGATCGCGGAGTACCTCGCGCGGCGGGACCCGGTCGACCGGCCGGTGCAGCTGATCGTGCTGATGGGGTCCGCCGTGCTGGAGTCGGTCGAGGCTGCGGCGAAAGCGCATCGGGCGTACGCCGTCCCGATCCTCGTGAGCGGCGGGATCGGGCACTCGACGCAGTACCTCGACGAGGCGGTACGACGACGCGCGCTCGGCCTGGCCACCGGTCGGCCCGAATCGCACGTGTTCCGGGAGCTCCTGCTCAGGTACGGCGTTCCACCGGATCAGGTCGCGGTCGAGGACCAGTCGACCAACTGCGGCGAGAACGCGGAGTTCACCCGCCGGATGATCGGCTCACCGCGGACGCTGCTCCTGATCCAGGATCCGACCATGCAGCGCCGTACCCATGCCTGCTTCGAGCGCTCCTTCGCCGACCTCCCCGGTACGACGCTGATCAGCCGGGCACCGCTCGTCCCGTGGATCGGCCCCGACCACGTCGGCGCGGCGCCGGGCACGCCCGAGATCTGGAGCCACAACCGCTTCCGATCCCTCCTGCTCGGCGAGATCCACCGTCTCTCCCCCGACGTCTACGGTCCCCGTGGGCGCGACTTCATCGACCACGTCGACATCCCCACCGAAGTACTTTCCTCGTACAACCGTCTGCTGGCCGCATACCCGGAGTCCGCTCGTCATCCGTAGCTCGGACGCGGGATCGTGGTGCACTCGCCTACCCGCTGTACCTCGTCCACGCGCACACCGGCTTCATCGTCTTCGAGCGACCGCTGGCACCGCGCCTCAAGCGGCTCCTCGACCGAGTCCTGCCAGGCCGACCAGCTCACGCACTGACGAAGTAATCCGTCAGCACCCGCGCCAGCGTCTCAGGAGGCAGCGTGTGGAACGTAGCGTCATGCCCTTCCACACTGCCCTGCGGCAACGCAGCCGCCGTCTCCCGCACGGACCGCTGCAACCACTCCGGACTGGCGTTGCTGTAGAGCCCCAACGTCGGTACTGCGGTAGACGCGAGCAGCTCCAGCGGTACGGCGCTGTCGCGCATCTGCAGCGCGTCGTACACCAGTGTGGGCGCCATGGCCTCCAGACCGGCCCACA includes:
- a CDS encoding S1 family peptidase produces the protein MRIERTSRMRRTAQLLAVVGAVAASLTAVPAEAKAPSPQALLSAAQSAVEQSAVRGVAWYTDAAAGKVVVTADSTVSAKELASLQRDGVEVKRTNGVFRPLLSAGDAIYGGRYRCSLGFNVQKGGNYYFLTAGHCGKVAKTWYANSNHSTLIGPTAGYSFPGNDYALVQYSNTSLSHPGGFTAANAFVGESVTRKGSTTGTHTGKVTALNVTVRYSGGGKVGGLIQTTVCAEPGDSGGPLYDGTKALGLTSGGSGDCRTGGTTFFQPVTEAASAYGVTVY
- a CDS encoding galactose oxidase-like domain-containing protein, whose amino-acid sequence is MRSLFSRARAAVSVTVPLVVVLAVSVPVSAHGEPPPPATGTSEPHAHPTPHGHDDGAEHAAEDLIGVPMNEIERAAKSRADEVQRQTGKRPGRRSPQEQAVADAVAAAADPAVAGSWSSVIEAPLVPVFTAMLPNGKVLMWDSVGDGPAESYSDQSFTRAAVWDPATNTSKRVDVQGYNIFCAGYAQLADGTVLVAGGNRDSSLAGLRKTHLFDWRTETWRRGPDMAAERWYPSVTALPNQEALILGGGPENAEVHQTNQWIRLLTGFTTPSSRLYPLITSRPDGNVDLLGPDPAMRTLQTSSAGAQVGTSLRDLIYRDYASFATIRVGRTLVAGGGTVAEDGKVSVPTRTAVIVDSRGATLTVPTGSMAVGRRQHNLTVLADGDALATGGLSDVIGDGGVNLTNPVYDAELYDTETGTWRTLAAANRIRQYHSTALLLPDGRVMTGGGGICGECQRVGYLEKNIEYFTPPYLYGPDGQPAARPAITTAPSAAPYASSFPVTSPQAASIAKVGLVGLGAPTHGDDQGQRYVPLNFSASGTTLTVSSPADVNQAPPGYYMLFVVDSNGVPSVARIVQLTATAPPAPAPIRLTVTGPGDRCLDIDHSSTVPGTKIQLWDCNGTQAQRWTHPADGTLRALGVCADVPGGNLKVGAQVRTDICSSTDPAQKWTVTADGRIRSATRTKLCFTAPGRANAEQVTLANCNGSVTQVFRY
- the dnaN gene encoding DNA polymerase III subunit beta, which produces MKVRVGREVLAEAVGWVARGLPSRPSVPILAGMVVDAADGQVTLSGFDYESSAQVSVPAEVADGGRVLVSGRLLSDICRSMPRDCVDLSGDATRVQVSSGASRFVLHSLPLDEYPPLPEIPAVSGVVDGAVFARAVAQVVSAAGRDDTLPVFTGIRMEIRGSTISLLATDRYRLAVRSFPWQPVDAGIETNVLVPAKLLADVAKVMSGDELSLALGSTRTGDGLIGFEGGGRHATSRLIDGEFPKVRGLIPAGSAITSTVTVDTAALVEAAKRVALVAERSAPVRLTFAGGAATLDAGNGEEAQASESVEVTLTGDPVTTGFNAGYLLDGLASLGTPIAHFAFTQPTKPANLTGLRSPDETPTTDSAYILMPMRLPT
- a CDS encoding YdcF family protein codes for the protein MDEATIAEYLARRDPVDRPVQLIVLMGSAVLESVEAAAKAHRAYAVPILVSGGIGHSTQYLDEAVRRRALGLATGRPESHVFRELLLRYGVPPDQVAVEDQSTNCGENAEFTRRMIGSPRTLLLIQDPTMQRRTHACFERSFADLPGTTLISRAPLVPWIGPDHVGAAPGTPEIWSHNRFRSLLLGEIHRLSPDVYGPRGRDFIDHVDIPTEVLSSYNRLLAAYPESARHP